A single region of the Ornithorhynchus anatinus isolate Pmale09 chromosome 6, mOrnAna1.pri.v4, whole genome shotgun sequence genome encodes:
- the ARAF gene encoding serine/threonine-protein kinase A-Raf isoform X2, whose amino-acid sequence MKRSLGTASLISNGDHLASPEPPMSPAPGPMEPARRPAPDGGEAGRTGGTVKVYLPNKQRTVVTVRPGMSVYDSLDKALKVRGLNQDCCVVYRLIRGRKTVTDWGTAIAPLDGEELIVEVLEDVPLTMHNFVRKTFFNLAYCDFCHKFLFNGFRCQTCGYKFHQHCSSKVPTVCVDMATARHSIHTYASVQDLSGTGVQEPLSSQSLREPLTPQPVSSQQHLSPEAFSFPEAPGQALQRIRSTSTPNVHMVSTTGPVDSSLIKRAARNFNAEGTGNGEEGHPQGTGGGSSGPPQVSPGRKYSHPKSPSEPRERKASADDKKKVKALGYRDSSYYWEVPKSEVQLLKRIGAGSFGTVFKGKWHGDVAVKILKVTSPTSEQVQAFKNEMQVLRKTRHVNILLFMGFMTRPKFAIITQWCEGSSLYHHLHVAETRFDMVQLIDVARQTAQGMDYLHAKNIIHRDLKSNNIFLHEGLTVKIGDFGLATVKTRWSGAQQVEQPSGSVLWMAPEVIRMQDSNPYSFQSDVYAYGVVLYELMTGSLPYSHINNRDQIIFMVGRGYLSPDLSKISSNCPKAMRRLLPDCLKFKREERPLFPQILAAIEQLQRALPKIERSASEPSLHRAQADELPPFLFSTLRLVP is encoded by the exons ATGAAACGCAGCCTGGGCACTGCCAGCCTCATCTCCAATGGCGACCATCTGGCCTCGCCCGAGCCCCCCATGAGCCCAGCCCCGGGCCCTATGGAGCCTGCCCGGCGCCCCGCCCCCGATGGGGGCGAGGCTGGCCGCACCGGAGGCACCGTCAAGGTGTATCTGCCCAACAAGCAGCGCACTGTG GTGACGGTGCGTCCTGGGATGAGTGTCTACGACTCCTTGGACAAGGCGTTGAAGGTCAGGGGCCTCAACCAGGACTGCTGCGTGGTGTACCGCCTCATCAGAGG GCGGAAGACAGTAACGGACTGGGGCACAGCTATCGCGCCATTGGATGGGGAGGAACTGATCGTAGAGGTGCTGGAGGACGTACCCCTCACCATGCACAACTTT gtgCGGAAAACCTTTTTCAACCTGGCCTACTGTGACTTCTGCCACAAGTTCCTCTTCAATGGCTTCCGCTGCCAGACCTGTGGATACAAGTTCCACCAGCACTGCAGCTCCAAAGTGCCCACCGTCTGTGTGGACATGGCCACTGCCCGCCATtc GATACACACCTATGCCAGTGTACAGGATCTGTCCGGAACCGGAGTCCAAGAGCCACTGTCCAGCCAGTCCCTCCGGgagcccctcaccccccagccaGTCAG CTCCCAGCAACACCTGAGCCCAgaagccttctccttcccagAGGCCCCAGGACAGGCCCTGCAGCGAATCCGCTCCACCTCCACCCCTAACGTGCACATGGTTAGCACCACCGGGCCAGTGGACAGCAGCCTCATCAAG CGTGCAGCCCGGAACTTCAATGCCGAGG ggacagggaatggggaagaggggcACCCCCAGGGTACAGGTGGGGGCAGCTCTGGCCCACCCCAGGTGTCCCCTGGCAGGAAGTACTCTCACCCCAAATCCCCATCAGAGCCCCGAGAGCGGAAAGCTTCAGCAGACGACAAGAAGAAAGTG AAAGCCCTGGGCTACCGCGACTCAAGCTATTACTGGGAGGTGCCCAAAAGCGAAGTGCAGCTCCTGAAGCGCATTGGGGCCGGCTCCTTTGGCACCGTTTTCAAGGGCAAGTGGCACGGGGACGTGGCGGTCAAAATCCTCAAGGTGACCAGCCCCACCAGTGAGCAGGTGCAGGCCTTCAAGAACGAGATGCAGGTGCTCAG gaaGACGCGGCACGTGAACATTCTGCTGTTCATGGGCTTCATGACGCGGCCCAAATTTGCCATCATCACTCAGTGGTGTGAGGGATCCAGCCTCTACCACCACCTGCACGTGGCCGAGACCCGCTTCGACATGGTGCAGCTCATCGACGTGGCCCGCCAGACCGCCCAGGGCATGGA TTACCTTCACGCCAAGAATATCATCCACCGGGACCTCAAATCCAACA ACATCTTTCTGCACGAGGGGCTGACGGTGAAGATTGGGGACTTCGGCCTAGCCACCGTCAAGACCCGCTGGAGCGGCGCCCAGCAGGTGGAGCAGCCCAGCGGCTCCGTGCTCTGGATG gccCCGGAGGTCATCCGTATGCAAGACAGCAACCCCTACAGCTTCCAGTCAGACGTCTACGCCTACGGGGTGGTGCTCTATGAACTCATGACCGGCAGCCTGCCCTACAGCCACATCAACAACCGAGACCAG ATCATCTTCATGGTGGGCCGAGGCTACCTGTCCCCCGATCTCAGCAAGATCTCCAGCAATTGTCCCAAGGCCATGAGGCGACTACTACCCGACTGCCTCAAGTTCAAGCGGGAGGAGCGGCCCCTCTTCCCTCAG aTCCTGGCTGCCATTGAGCAGCTGCAGCGAGCCCTCCCGAAGATCGAGCGCAGCGCCTCGGAGCCTTCCCTGCACCGCGCCCAGGCGGACGAGCTACCCCCGTTCCTGTTCAGCACCCTGCGCCTCGTACCCTAG
- the ARAF gene encoding serine/threonine-protein kinase A-Raf isoform X1 translates to MKRSLGTASLISNGDHLASPEPPMSPAPGPMEPARRPAPDGGEAGRTGGTVKVYLPNKQRTVVTVRPGMSVYDSLDKALKVRGLNQDCCVVYRLIRGRKTVTDWGTAIAPLDGEELIVEVLEDVPLTMHNFVRKTFFNLAYCDFCHKFLFNGFRCQTCGYKFHQHCSSKVPTVCVDMATARHSIHTYASVQDLSGTGVQEPLSSQSLREPLTPQPVSSQQHLSPEAFSFPEAPGQALQRIRSTSTPNVHMVSTTGPVDSSLIKRAARNFNAEGTGNGEEGHPQGTGGGSSGPPQVSPGRKYSHPKSPSEPRERKASADDKKKVVSGKALGYRDSSYYWEVPKSEVQLLKRIGAGSFGTVFKGKWHGDVAVKILKVTSPTSEQVQAFKNEMQVLRKTRHVNILLFMGFMTRPKFAIITQWCEGSSLYHHLHVAETRFDMVQLIDVARQTAQGMDYLHAKNIIHRDLKSNNIFLHEGLTVKIGDFGLATVKTRWSGAQQVEQPSGSVLWMAPEVIRMQDSNPYSFQSDVYAYGVVLYELMTGSLPYSHINNRDQIIFMVGRGYLSPDLSKISSNCPKAMRRLLPDCLKFKREERPLFPQILAAIEQLQRALPKIERSASEPSLHRAQADELPPFLFSTLRLVP, encoded by the exons ATGAAACGCAGCCTGGGCACTGCCAGCCTCATCTCCAATGGCGACCATCTGGCCTCGCCCGAGCCCCCCATGAGCCCAGCCCCGGGCCCTATGGAGCCTGCCCGGCGCCCCGCCCCCGATGGGGGCGAGGCTGGCCGCACCGGAGGCACCGTCAAGGTGTATCTGCCCAACAAGCAGCGCACTGTG GTGACGGTGCGTCCTGGGATGAGTGTCTACGACTCCTTGGACAAGGCGTTGAAGGTCAGGGGCCTCAACCAGGACTGCTGCGTGGTGTACCGCCTCATCAGAGG GCGGAAGACAGTAACGGACTGGGGCACAGCTATCGCGCCATTGGATGGGGAGGAACTGATCGTAGAGGTGCTGGAGGACGTACCCCTCACCATGCACAACTTT gtgCGGAAAACCTTTTTCAACCTGGCCTACTGTGACTTCTGCCACAAGTTCCTCTTCAATGGCTTCCGCTGCCAGACCTGTGGATACAAGTTCCACCAGCACTGCAGCTCCAAAGTGCCCACCGTCTGTGTGGACATGGCCACTGCCCGCCATtc GATACACACCTATGCCAGTGTACAGGATCTGTCCGGAACCGGAGTCCAAGAGCCACTGTCCAGCCAGTCCCTCCGGgagcccctcaccccccagccaGTCAG CTCCCAGCAACACCTGAGCCCAgaagccttctccttcccagAGGCCCCAGGACAGGCCCTGCAGCGAATCCGCTCCACCTCCACCCCTAACGTGCACATGGTTAGCACCACCGGGCCAGTGGACAGCAGCCTCATCAAG CGTGCAGCCCGGAACTTCAATGCCGAGG ggacagggaatggggaagaggggcACCCCCAGGGTACAGGTGGGGGCAGCTCTGGCCCACCCCAGGTGTCCCCTGGCAGGAAGTACTCTCACCCCAAATCCCCATCAGAGCCCCGAGAGCGGAAAGCTTCAGCAGACGACAAGAAGAAAGTGGTGAGTGGG AAAGCCCTGGGCTACCGCGACTCAAGCTATTACTGGGAGGTGCCCAAAAGCGAAGTGCAGCTCCTGAAGCGCATTGGGGCCGGCTCCTTTGGCACCGTTTTCAAGGGCAAGTGGCACGGGGACGTGGCGGTCAAAATCCTCAAGGTGACCAGCCCCACCAGTGAGCAGGTGCAGGCCTTCAAGAACGAGATGCAGGTGCTCAG gaaGACGCGGCACGTGAACATTCTGCTGTTCATGGGCTTCATGACGCGGCCCAAATTTGCCATCATCACTCAGTGGTGTGAGGGATCCAGCCTCTACCACCACCTGCACGTGGCCGAGACCCGCTTCGACATGGTGCAGCTCATCGACGTGGCCCGCCAGACCGCCCAGGGCATGGA TTACCTTCACGCCAAGAATATCATCCACCGGGACCTCAAATCCAACA ACATCTTTCTGCACGAGGGGCTGACGGTGAAGATTGGGGACTTCGGCCTAGCCACCGTCAAGACCCGCTGGAGCGGCGCCCAGCAGGTGGAGCAGCCCAGCGGCTCCGTGCTCTGGATG gccCCGGAGGTCATCCGTATGCAAGACAGCAACCCCTACAGCTTCCAGTCAGACGTCTACGCCTACGGGGTGGTGCTCTATGAACTCATGACCGGCAGCCTGCCCTACAGCCACATCAACAACCGAGACCAG ATCATCTTCATGGTGGGCCGAGGCTACCTGTCCCCCGATCTCAGCAAGATCTCCAGCAATTGTCCCAAGGCCATGAGGCGACTACTACCCGACTGCCTCAAGTTCAAGCGGGAGGAGCGGCCCCTCTTCCCTCAG aTCCTGGCTGCCATTGAGCAGCTGCAGCGAGCCCTCCCGAAGATCGAGCGCAGCGCCTCGGAGCCTTCCCTGCACCGCGCCCAGGCGGACGAGCTACCCCCGTTCCTGTTCAGCACCCTGCGCCTCGTACCCTAG